In one window of Rhodopirellula bahusiensis DNA:
- a CDS encoding DUF1559 domain-containing protein, with protein sequence MIKSESKIDRQAFTLVELLVVIAIIGVLVGLLLPAVQAAREAARRMSCSNNMKQMGLAIHNYHSAFNSLPVNGGGTDNSAGSSATQNGNAGNGRRISWLIPMLPYVEQQALWEQISNPMDTDGDGTFNYPAMGPRAWDRNYTPWMTDIGTFRCPSDPGVGSPAMGRANYACCYGDGLHYADAGPLNASNGYFYEDAGRADQVNQSLRGFFVFRQTVNGIKGLGQGRSRPAMRFRDVTDGLSNTIMLGEMATHVNPRAIKTDAATGPGFRPLGEDPGWADTTGAKDPARPQFWLDSTDSIVRNLNSGYGRGFRWADAATVYAAFNTILPPNREMVMPNRSDSAWAVAPPSSQHQGGVHVVLGDGAVKFITDSIDAGNSHAEVIWKENSPGSESPYGVWGAMGTRNGKETYEFDF encoded by the coding sequence ATGATCAAATCGGAATCGAAGATCGATCGACAAGCGTTTACGCTGGTCGAATTGTTGGTGGTGATTGCCATTATCGGAGTATTGGTGGGGTTGCTACTGCCCGCCGTTCAAGCGGCCCGTGAGGCTGCCCGCCGAATGAGTTGCAGCAACAACATGAAGCAGATGGGACTCGCGATTCACAACTACCACAGTGCGTTCAACTCCCTGCCAGTCAATGGTGGTGGAACTGACAACTCGGCCGGTAGTTCTGCGACTCAGAACGGGAACGCTGGCAATGGGCGTCGAATCAGTTGGTTGATTCCGATGTTGCCGTATGTGGAACAGCAGGCTTTGTGGGAGCAAATCAGCAACCCAATGGACACGGATGGCGACGGGACCTTCAACTATCCCGCGATGGGACCGCGCGCTTGGGACCGAAACTACACACCTTGGATGACTGACATCGGTACTTTCCGTTGCCCAAGTGATCCAGGTGTCGGGTCGCCAGCGATGGGGCGTGCGAACTACGCATGCTGTTACGGCGATGGTCTCCACTACGCTGATGCTGGACCGTTGAACGCTTCCAACGGTTACTTCTATGAGGATGCTGGACGAGCAGATCAGGTCAACCAGTCTCTGCGTGGATTCTTCGTGTTCCGCCAAACCGTCAACGGAATCAAAGGTCTGGGGCAAGGTCGTTCACGTCCCGCAATGCGTTTTCGCGACGTGACGGATGGACTGAGCAACACAATCATGTTGGGTGAAATGGCGACGCATGTGAACCCACGTGCGATCAAGACCGATGCTGCTACTGGGCCTGGCTTCCGTCCTCTTGGGGAAGATCCAGGTTGGGCTGACACGACCGGTGCCAAAGATCCAGCGAGACCACAATTCTGGTTGGATTCCACTGACTCGATTGTGAGAAACTTGAACTCTGGTTATGGACGTGGCTTCCGTTGGGCAGATGCGGCAACGGTTTACGCTGCGTTCAACACGATCCTTCCTCCCAACCGCGAAATGGTTATGCCCAACCGCTCCGACTCCGCATGGGCAGTCGCACCTCCGAGCAGTCAGCATCAAGGCGGCGTCCACGTTGTGTTGGGTGACGGTGCAGTCAAGTTCATCACCGACAGCATCGACGCTGGAAACTCGCACGCGGAAGTGATTTGGAAAGAGAACAGTCCAGGTTCAGAATCGCCTTATGGAGTCTGGGGTGCCATGGGAACTCGGAACGGGAAAGAAACTTACGAGTTTGATTTCTAA
- a CDS encoding sulfatase-like hydrolase/transferase — protein sequence MKRFRLRFQQRSISQLLWHCCLLSLISTVFGPPASAFAADQQRPNIVLVFIDDMGWEDFSCFGNHDAQTPHIDGMAREGVRFEQFYVNSPICSPSRTAISTGQYPQRWRIGSFLSNRDHNERRGMAQWLDPKAPMLARSLQQSGYATGHFGKWHMGGQRNVDEAPYITEYGFDESLTNFEGMGPKLLPLTMKPGDEEPGRIWADAERLGEGYRWMQRSKITGGFVDAAIPFIQKAREANKPFYINLWPDDVHAPFWPPVDQWADGKRGLYLSVLEEMDRQLGKLFELIGNDANLRENTLVLICSDNGPEQGAGSAGPFRGFKTHLYEGGIRSSLIAWGPGIVSRAGEVDRASVFSAIDLVPTLLELTDTEKPEDASFDGESIVPAITGDGTSRTSPLFFRRPPDRDAYYGMDDLPDLAMRKGNWKLLCEYDGSSPELYDLDSDRGETQNLASEHPGTVAEMTKDLVAWHLAMPKDNGATYREKPKKKARKPAKN from the coding sequence ATGAAACGGTTCCGTCTTAGATTCCAGCAACGCTCTATATCCCAACTGCTATGGCATTGCTGCTTATTGTCGTTGATCTCAACCGTGTTTGGCCCACCAGCCTCGGCTTTCGCCGCGGATCAGCAGCGCCCGAACATTGTGCTCGTGTTCATCGATGACATGGGATGGGAAGACTTCTCATGCTTCGGCAATCACGACGCCCAGACACCTCACATCGATGGCATGGCTCGTGAGGGAGTCAGGTTTGAACAGTTCTACGTCAATTCGCCGATTTGCTCTCCATCGCGAACCGCGATCTCGACCGGGCAATACCCGCAACGATGGCGTATCGGATCGTTTCTCAGCAACCGAGATCACAACGAACGACGCGGGATGGCTCAATGGCTGGATCCCAAAGCTCCAATGCTGGCGAGATCGCTGCAACAATCCGGCTACGCCACCGGGCACTTCGGAAAATGGCACATGGGCGGCCAGCGAAACGTTGATGAGGCTCCCTACATCACCGAATATGGCTTTGATGAATCGCTGACGAACTTCGAGGGCATGGGGCCAAAGCTCCTTCCGTTGACGATGAAACCCGGCGACGAGGAACCCGGCCGAATTTGGGCGGACGCCGAGCGGCTTGGCGAAGGTTATCGATGGATGCAGCGTTCTAAGATCACAGGCGGCTTTGTCGATGCGGCCATTCCCTTCATCCAAAAAGCACGAGAGGCGAACAAGCCGTTCTACATCAATCTTTGGCCGGACGATGTCCACGCTCCCTTCTGGCCGCCCGTGGACCAATGGGCGGACGGCAAACGAGGCCTGTACCTGTCCGTTCTCGAAGAGATGGACCGCCAACTCGGCAAGCTCTTTGAGCTGATTGGCAACGATGCGAATCTTCGCGAAAACACGCTGGTCTTGATTTGCTCGGACAACGGCCCCGAACAAGGCGCCGGTTCCGCCGGCCCATTTCGCGGATTCAAAACCCATCTCTACGAAGGTGGAATTCGATCGTCGTTGATCGCTTGGGGTCCAGGCATCGTCAGCCGTGCCGGCGAAGTGGATCGAGCTTCCGTATTCTCAGCAATCGATTTGGTGCCAACGTTGCTTGAGCTGACCGACACCGAAAAACCGGAGGACGCATCCTTCGACGGCGAATCGATTGTTCCCGCGATCACCGGCGACGGCACTTCACGAACTTCGCCACTCTTCTTCCGACGCCCACCCGATCGCGATGCCTACTACGGCATGGACGACCTTCCAGACCTCGCAATGCGAAAGGGCAATTGGAAACTGCTCTGCGAATATGACGGTTCCTCCCCAGAGTTGTACGACCTCGATTCCGACCGCGGAGAAACCCAAAACCTCGCGTCCGAGCACCCCGGCACCGTTGCGGAAATGACCAAAGATCTTGTCGCCTGGCACCTAGCCATGCCAAAAGACAACGGCGCCACCTATCGCGAAAAACCTAAGAAGAAGGCTAGGAAGCCAGCGAAAAACTGA
- a CDS encoding glycoside hydrolase family 2 protein, with amino-acid sequence MLHVGSNSVLKPLILFGGFLLSLACQVVSAQEINDDWKFRLSAPADGWQQPGFDVADWQDGAGGFGTHETPAARIGHVWDTDAIWLRKSFKLDSIPTNPALLVHHDEDTQIYLNGKLVAKLTGYSTQYHTLPLEPAEAAALQVGKNLLAVHCVQKTGGQFIDVHVVDSQNVPELPKPELSTKPFQSELITKWGSEVTAENVWTEYPRPQLQRSNWANLNGHWDYAITPKQTQAPTEWAGQILVPFPLESKLSGVQRLLDAEETLWYRREFDCSKKDGKRTLLNFEAVDYRCEAFVNGKSVGSHTGGNTPFSFDITDAVESGQNELLVRVEDATEEWQLRGKQTLNARGIWYTQVSGIWQTVWLEEVATQHINDVKIQTDAKTGSITIAVDQTDEGPINIQIKDNGDVVASGKTDSNSLTLKIPDAKLWSPDSPHLYTITASLIGNEGEVLDQIKSYAGIRDVGKAKDADGNWRFTLNGEIIFHWGPLDQGWWPDGLLTPPSDEAMLFDIEWLKSSGFNMIRKHIKVEPRRYYYHCDRLGMMVWQDQVSGGSGEGAWPKWTRLDPNPSDATWPAEPHAQFMRELEWMIDSLENHPSIVCWVPFNEAWGQHLTMEVGKWTEDRDPSRLVNIASGGNFWPAGDIVDEHRYPHPGFPFELNQNGRFVDFIKVVGEFGGHGYPVEGHLWNVNRRNWGYGGLPETKAEYKDRYVTSINKLKELQQKGIAAGVYTQTTDVEGEINGLMTYDRKVIKIPAEELVEIHEPLLNAND; translated from the coding sequence ATGCTCCATGTTGGTTCGAATTCCGTCTTGAAGCCGCTGATCCTCTTTGGCGGGTTTCTTCTCTCGCTCGCATGCCAGGTTGTATCTGCACAGGAGATCAACGATGACTGGAAATTTCGCCTGAGTGCTCCCGCCGACGGATGGCAGCAACCCGGCTTCGACGTTGCCGATTGGCAGGACGGGGCCGGAGGTTTTGGAACCCACGAAACCCCTGCCGCACGCATTGGACACGTCTGGGACACCGATGCGATCTGGCTTCGAAAGTCATTCAAGCTGGATTCCATCCCCACAAATCCCGCCTTGCTGGTGCACCACGACGAAGACACGCAGATCTACCTGAATGGGAAACTCGTGGCAAAGCTGACTGGCTACAGCACGCAATACCACACGCTTCCGCTTGAGCCTGCCGAAGCAGCAGCCCTTCAAGTCGGAAAAAACCTGCTGGCCGTGCACTGCGTTCAAAAGACAGGCGGCCAATTCATCGATGTCCACGTGGTCGATTCGCAAAACGTTCCTGAGCTTCCCAAGCCCGAACTCAGCACGAAGCCTTTCCAATCGGAGCTGATCACGAAGTGGGGATCCGAAGTAACAGCTGAGAACGTTTGGACCGAATACCCAAGACCTCAGCTGCAACGATCGAATTGGGCCAACTTGAACGGCCATTGGGACTACGCAATCACTCCGAAACAAACCCAGGCACCGACTGAATGGGCCGGCCAGATCTTGGTTCCGTTTCCATTGGAATCCAAACTCAGCGGCGTCCAGCGATTGCTCGATGCGGAGGAGACTTTGTGGTATCGACGCGAATTCGATTGCAGCAAGAAGGATGGCAAGCGAACGCTATTGAACTTCGAAGCAGTCGACTATCGCTGCGAAGCGTTCGTGAACGGTAAATCAGTCGGTTCTCACACGGGAGGCAACACGCCATTCTCATTTGATATCACGGACGCGGTTGAGTCTGGACAGAACGAGTTGCTCGTCCGAGTCGAAGATGCCACCGAAGAATGGCAACTACGAGGCAAGCAAACTCTGAATGCCCGCGGAATCTGGTACACCCAGGTCTCAGGAATCTGGCAAACCGTTTGGCTCGAAGAAGTCGCGACTCAGCACATTAACGATGTGAAAATTCAGACGGATGCCAAGACGGGATCGATCACGATAGCCGTTGATCAAACCGACGAAGGACCGATCAACATTCAAATCAAAGACAACGGCGATGTCGTTGCTTCCGGCAAAACGGATTCCAACTCGCTGACGCTGAAGATTCCCGACGCAAAGCTGTGGTCACCCGATTCGCCTCACCTTTACACAATCACAGCATCTTTGATCGGCAACGAAGGTGAGGTCCTGGACCAAATCAAATCCTACGCCGGGATTCGCGATGTCGGAAAAGCAAAAGATGCGGACGGCAATTGGCGATTCACGCTCAATGGCGAGATCATCTTTCACTGGGGCCCGTTGGATCAAGGCTGGTGGCCAGATGGACTGCTCACGCCGCCGTCAGACGAAGCGATGCTGTTCGATATCGAATGGCTGAAGTCATCTGGGTTCAACATGATTCGCAAACACATCAAGGTCGAACCGCGTCGGTACTACTACCACTGCGATCGTTTGGGCATGATGGTTTGGCAAGACCAAGTCAGCGGTGGCTCTGGCGAAGGAGCTTGGCCTAAATGGACGCGTTTGGATCCCAACCCATCCGATGCCACTTGGCCGGCCGAGCCACATGCTCAGTTCATGCGAGAACTCGAGTGGATGATCGATTCTTTGGAGAACCATCCGTCAATCGTTTGCTGGGTTCCTTTCAACGAGGCCTGGGGACAACACCTGACAATGGAAGTCGGAAAATGGACCGAGGATCGCGACCCTTCACGGCTGGTCAACATCGCCAGCGGAGGCAACTTCTGGCCCGCCGGTGACATCGTTGACGAGCATCGGTACCCGCACCCCGGTTTCCCGTTCGAACTCAACCAAAACGGGCGTTTTGTTGACTTCATCAAAGTCGTCGGCGAGTTCGGCGGCCATGGGTATCCCGTTGAAGGGCACCTTTGGAACGTCAACCGACGAAACTGGGGCTACGGCGGATTGCCGGAGACAAAAGCGGAATACAAAGACCGCTACGTGACCTCCATCAACAAACTAAAAGAACTTCAGCAAAAGGGGATCGCGGCCGGAGTCTACACGCAAACGACAGACGTTGAAGGCGAGATCAACGGACTGATGACCTACGACCGGAAAGTCATCAAAATCCCAGCGGAAGAGCTCGTCGAGATTCACGAACCTTTGTTGAACGCAAACGATTGA
- a CDS encoding DUF1853 family protein yields MNQFAEDLLWVVNSPSLIAPGATHSPISPAQIDRPRLTSFMNEGLSKKVGPYFERLILYWLIHIRSVEIVAHGEQVRVDGRTLGEMDFLFVDELGRLTHWEVAVKFYLYLPDEPLRGSRFVGPNSSDSFERKTTRLYEHQLALSKKVRDDVVVREALMKGCLFYPPGIHSVREFPRWMSANHERGIWVRRRDLEKLAHPSEEYRILRKPYWLSACPANGEHASAMDWNDFVSEVDRQMAQYQRPVFAARRENSVEAAEPTAPSFSRFFIVPDDWPGE; encoded by the coding sequence TTGAATCAATTCGCCGAAGATCTGCTTTGGGTGGTGAACAGTCCTTCGTTGATTGCACCCGGTGCGACGCACTCACCCATTTCGCCAGCACAGATTGATCGTCCGCGTTTGACCTCGTTCATGAATGAGGGATTGTCGAAGAAGGTTGGTCCCTATTTCGAGCGATTGATTCTGTATTGGCTGATCCACATTCGGTCTGTGGAGATTGTTGCTCACGGCGAACAGGTCCGTGTCGATGGCAGAACGCTTGGCGAAATGGACTTCTTGTTTGTGGATGAACTCGGTCGACTAACCCACTGGGAGGTTGCTGTGAAGTTCTATCTCTACCTACCTGACGAACCGTTGCGGGGGAGTCGCTTTGTCGGACCGAACTCGAGCGACTCGTTTGAACGAAAGACGACGCGTTTGTACGAGCATCAATTGGCTCTCAGCAAAAAGGTGCGAGACGACGTCGTTGTTCGTGAAGCCTTGATGAAAGGTTGCTTGTTCTATCCGCCGGGAATCCACTCAGTGCGGGAGTTCCCTCGTTGGATGTCCGCCAACCATGAGCGAGGGATTTGGGTACGTCGCCGAGATCTGGAGAAGCTTGCCCATCCGAGCGAGGAATATCGAATACTGAGAAAGCCGTACTGGCTGTCCGCTTGCCCGGCAAATGGAGAACATGCGTCAGCGATGGACTGGAACGATTTTGTCTCCGAGGTCGACCGCCAAATGGCTCAATATCAGCGTCCCGTCTTTGCAGCTAGACGTGAGAATTCTGTGGAAGCAGCTGAGCCAACCGCTCCTTCATTCAGTCGCTTTTTCATCGTGCCTGATGATTGGCCAGGCGAGTAA
- a CDS encoding alpha/beta hydrolase fold domain-containing protein, protein MTHSSRPLIHALVVFVAVFTWAAMAPAQQRDPSSIKNRLEGDDSNDDGKVTLDEFSGPDRLFQRLDRDGDGEIVIKEVVTTMSARRPANNRNAAANAPRGVIIKRDVIFGKGGGRDLKMHIVLPEKKSDEPLPAYVWVHGGGWQGGTKEGGVGQVARVVAKGFVGATIEYRLTGEAPFPAQIEDCKCAIRYLRAHAEEYGIDPDRIAVGGSSAGGHLVALLGTSGDVEELEGTGGWQDQSSRVQAVIDLYGPTDFSRFVTTKGFESHNRAGSPESKLLGGGVVIGNDDGIRRVNPITYVDANDPPFLIIHGTKDPTVPANQSQLMHEALEAAEVESKLHLIEGGKHGGKEFGSPKIREMMQTFLTENLQASE, encoded by the coding sequence ATGACTCACAGCTCCCGTCCTTTGATTCACGCACTCGTGGTTTTCGTTGCCGTCTTCACTTGGGCGGCGATGGCGCCCGCCCAGCAGCGAGACCCTTCCTCAATTAAAAACCGTTTGGAAGGCGACGATTCCAATGACGATGGCAAAGTCACTCTCGATGAGTTCAGTGGACCCGATCGGTTGTTTCAACGTCTCGACCGCGATGGTGACGGCGAGATCGTGATCAAAGAGGTGGTGACGACAATGTCCGCGCGACGTCCTGCCAACAATCGCAATGCCGCTGCAAATGCGCCGCGAGGCGTCATTATCAAACGCGACGTCATCTTTGGAAAGGGTGGTGGCCGGGACCTGAAAATGCACATCGTGCTGCCAGAGAAGAAGTCCGATGAACCGTTGCCCGCGTATGTTTGGGTGCACGGTGGTGGCTGGCAGGGTGGCACCAAAGAAGGTGGCGTCGGCCAAGTTGCAAGGGTGGTGGCGAAAGGCTTTGTCGGGGCAACCATCGAATACCGCCTGACAGGTGAAGCACCCTTTCCGGCACAAATCGAAGACTGCAAGTGCGCGATTCGATACCTGCGAGCGCACGCGGAGGAGTATGGAATCGATCCAGACCGCATCGCGGTCGGCGGTAGTTCCGCTGGCGGCCATCTGGTCGCGTTGCTCGGAACCAGCGGCGACGTTGAGGAGCTCGAAGGAACCGGCGGATGGCAGGACCAATCCAGTCGCGTCCAAGCTGTCATCGATCTTTACGGTCCCACCGACTTCTCAAGATTTGTGACCACCAAAGGGTTTGAATCTCACAACCGCGCCGGTTCACCCGAATCCAAGCTCCTCGGGGGCGGTGTAGTCATCGGGAACGACGATGGAATCCGCCGGGTCAACCCGATCACGTACGTCGACGCAAATGACCCTCCATTCTTGATCATCCATGGAACGAAAGACCCGACCGTCCCGGCGAACCAGAGCCAATTGATGCACGAAGCACTCGAAGCCGCCGAAGTCGAATCGAAGCTGCATCTCATCGAAGGTGGCAAACACGGAGGCAAAGAATTCGGGTCTCCAAAGATTCGTGAGATGATGCAGACGTTCCTGACAGAGAATCTTCAAGCGTCCGAGTAG
- a CDS encoding DUF1697 domain-containing protein produces the protein MNTWIALFRGINVGGKNRVPMAALRSMFESVGCKAVRTYIQSGNVVFESRFRSKRELTRRISDATGEQFGFYPDVILLNKDEFAIAVATNPFADAISAPKTMHFFFLADSPVDFDSREMAKIAIESERYELIGDIFYLHAPDGFGTSKLAANIERRLGVAATARNYSTIANIVTLIESQ, from the coding sequence ATGAATACCTGGATCGCTCTTTTTCGCGGCATCAACGTGGGTGGCAAGAACAGAGTGCCGATGGCCGCGCTGCGTTCAATGTTCGAATCAGTTGGCTGCAAAGCTGTTCGAACCTACATCCAAAGCGGGAACGTTGTCTTCGAGTCCAGGTTCAGATCGAAACGTGAACTCACTAGACGCATCTCCGATGCGACAGGAGAGCAGTTCGGCTTCTACCCCGACGTTATCCTTCTGAACAAAGACGAATTTGCAATTGCCGTCGCGACGAATCCTTTTGCGGACGCTATTTCGGCTCCCAAGACAATGCACTTCTTCTTCCTGGCAGACTCGCCGGTCGATTTCGACTCCCGGGAGATGGCGAAAATTGCGATTGAATCGGAACGGTACGAATTGATTGGCGACATCTTCTACTTGCACGCTCCTGATGGATTTGGAACCTCCAAACTGGCCGCCAACATTGAGCGTAGACTGGGAGTGGCGGCAACCGCACGCAACTACTCCACGATCGCAAACATTGTGACGCTCATCGAATCGCAATAG
- a CDS encoding GNAT family N-acetyltransferase, with the protein MATTSSYSIGPETARLVHRAFTVDDAELAFELNSNPDVLRYTGDAPLSSVAEARQFIADYPDFREYGYGRWACVLKESQTVIGFCGPKYLPDLGVVDIGYRFLPDHWGRGIATEACTACLKFCLEVIGLRHIVAFVMPENIASIRVLEKSGMTYDCDFNYDGIATHRFVLDITQAEQ; encoded by the coding sequence ATGGCTACTACATCGTCCTATTCAATTGGACCAGAAACGGCGCGTCTCGTTCATCGAGCCTTCACGGTTGACGACGCGGAACTTGCGTTTGAGCTCAATAGCAATCCTGACGTCCTGCGATACACCGGCGATGCACCTCTGAGCTCGGTCGCAGAAGCCAGGCAGTTCATCGCCGACTACCCGGATTTTCGAGAGTACGGATACGGTCGATGGGCATGCGTCTTGAAGGAATCGCAGACCGTTATCGGGTTCTGCGGTCCGAAGTATTTGCCGGACCTGGGTGTCGTCGACATAGGATATCGCTTCTTGCCAGACCACTGGGGTCGCGGGATAGCAACGGAAGCTTGCACGGCTTGTCTGAAGTTTTGCCTCGAAGTTATCGGACTGCGACACATCGTTGCGTTTGTCATGCCGGAAAACATCGCCTCCATCCGCGTGCTAGAAAAGTCTGGCATGACCTACGATTGCGATTTCAACTACGACGGAATCGCGACGCATCGTTTTGTGTTGGACATTACTCAAGCCGAACAGTGA
- a CDS encoding FecR domain-containing protein, with the protein MDQQSFDELVAAYLDGSLDEQGIETLLRAVESSADLRRQFQEETRLNVLLRESMSEQVEINLMQQNATPAMPKRTAPPPLRSFAWLLLANAAALLIVCGIYFYRNATPETSPPFGICLTVSGSGEAQVERSAGVFPLAPETHVRVGDKVVCGEHARAVLRLVDGSILSLDKGTRVTLASARPEVNLDQGDVLFEVSDRRPDELPFQVHTSLSTIDVMGTIFGLADDGQTKLEVYEGRVSMIRHSDRKRIEVGSQQTVSTKDASFAVQDIAISAQQNTRLVPTDDMTLGRGKLAANSRQLKVEGGKRVIYLRFVVPELGALQTAKLQLTQEIDTGSGKLQVHLGEHSDWDEASLTHDNAPESIQLVDEHSGVVTDGQVVEMDVSKVVTQPGPLTLILTLDKDKENDIWFGSRKGNHPPQLILSTAVI; encoded by the coding sequence ATGGATCAACAGTCTTTTGACGAACTGGTAGCGGCGTACCTTGACGGCTCGCTTGATGAACAAGGCATCGAAACGTTGTTGCGGGCGGTGGAGTCGTCGGCGGATTTACGCAGGCAATTCCAGGAAGAAACGCGACTGAACGTGTTGTTGCGTGAATCGATGAGTGAGCAGGTTGAGATCAACCTGATGCAACAGAACGCCACGCCAGCGATGCCAAAGCGGACAGCGCCCCCGCCGCTTCGTTCTTTTGCTTGGCTCTTGCTTGCCAACGCGGCGGCTTTGTTGATCGTGTGTGGAATCTATTTTTATCGCAATGCCACGCCAGAGACCTCTCCGCCGTTTGGAATCTGCCTTACCGTTTCGGGTAGCGGTGAAGCACAGGTGGAACGATCCGCAGGTGTTTTTCCTTTAGCCCCAGAGACACACGTTCGTGTTGGCGACAAGGTCGTGTGCGGGGAGCATGCTCGGGCGGTGTTGAGGCTGGTCGATGGTTCTATTTTATCGTTGGACAAGGGGACGCGGGTGACGCTTGCTTCGGCTCGTCCGGAAGTCAACCTAGACCAAGGTGATGTGCTTTTTGAAGTTTCGGACCGAAGACCTGATGAGCTGCCCTTCCAAGTGCACACGAGCCTTTCGACCATTGACGTGATGGGGACCATTTTCGGTTTGGCGGATGACGGACAGACGAAGTTGGAAGTTTACGAAGGTCGCGTGAGTATGATCCGGCACAGTGATCGCAAGCGGATCGAGGTGGGGTCCCAGCAGACCGTTTCGACGAAGGACGCGTCCTTCGCGGTGCAGGACATTGCCATATCAGCACAACAAAACACTCGGCTTGTGCCAACGGATGACATGACGTTGGGCCGGGGAAAGCTCGCCGCCAACAGCAGGCAATTGAAAGTCGAAGGGGGCAAACGTGTAATTTACCTCCGTTTCGTCGTTCCCGAGTTGGGCGCACTGCAGACGGCGAAACTGCAATTGACTCAAGAGATCGACACCGGGTCTGGCAAGCTGCAAGTCCACCTTGGTGAACACAGCGATTGGGATGAGGCAAGCCTGACCCACGACAACGCCCCGGAATCAATCCAATTGGTTGACGAACACAGTGGCGTTGTGACCGACGGGCAGGTGGTCGAAATGGATGTGTCCAAGGTTGTCACGCAACCAGGTCCGTTGACGTTGATTTTGACCCTGGACAAGGATAAAGAAAACGATATCTGGTTTGGTTCAAGGAAAGGCAATCATCCGCCGCAGTTGATTCTTTCCACTGCGGTTATTTAG
- a CDS encoding sigma-70 family RNA polymerase sigma factor, with product MSDPSFQSFLNITENRSRIFAMIVAMVHDFDVAEELFQETVVEILKSEDTFDPSRRFLPWACGVAKHVVQRYWRRQKQMPTSGVNTMLAELAMVAVEGDDEVWRGERVALRRCFQKLSPNMQRLLLLRYGQNIKGQNLAEQASMRAGSIRTTLTRLRCQLRQCIHAQTVQV from the coding sequence ATGAGTGACCCTTCCTTTCAATCGTTTTTGAACATCACCGAGAATCGGTCGCGAATCTTTGCGATGATCGTAGCGATGGTGCATGACTTCGATGTGGCGGAGGAGTTGTTCCAGGAAACGGTGGTCGAGATTCTAAAAAGTGAGGACACGTTTGATCCTTCACGCCGATTTTTGCCCTGGGCGTGTGGCGTCGCCAAGCACGTGGTTCAGCGGTATTGGCGACGGCAAAAACAAATGCCAACCAGTGGTGTGAACACCATGTTGGCTGAGCTTGCGATGGTCGCCGTTGAAGGTGACGACGAGGTATGGCGAGGCGAACGGGTGGCCTTGCGCCGTTGCTTCCAAAAGTTATCGCCCAACATGCAGCGTCTGTTGCTGTTGCGGTACGGGCAGAACATCAAAGGGCAAAACTTGGCCGAGCAAGCATCCATGCGAGCCGGGTCGATCCGCACGACGCTGACCCGACTTCGTTGTCAACTTCGACAGTGTATTCACGCACAGACAGTCCAGGTGTAG